The Denticeps clupeoides chromosome 5, fDenClu1.1, whole genome shotgun sequence genome includes a region encoding these proteins:
- the nhej1 gene encoding non-homologous end-joining factor 1, with amino-acid sequence MDAAGVTKPWVPVWIDDSRLLAKAWFGDTQYRVLLSDLDCVWEETMDASSIQSRSQELNKRLRAPPQAFFSHLCSVAGPCFSGQASVDNKDTAHFSLQHRDNQLTVRLKSELAGVPFYWEFRCGPTSLSVVCRELVCPLVVMSRALQRQVEELGAMLVRKDAEIQDYKENGAVLSRERLQTDVFEEQSYRENFMTQTLPQMGLLRDRLGFSSELQELYVAVSQRDAFKRRRSSGDTGTADGTDEQDRDHAAALTVPKQSSTTISGFGQNATSCRREKSSGESDGGGATGGSQEAASEQTVIPPATQRPSTTQPKKKKAVGLFR; translated from the exons ATGGATGCCGCCGGCGTCACTAAACCCTGGGTGCCCGTCTGGATAGACGACTCTCGGCTACTGGCTAAAGCTTGGTTCGGCGACACGCAGTACCGCGTCCTCCTGAGCGACCTGGACTGCGTTTGGGAGGAAACGATGGACGCGTCTTCTATTCAGAGTCGGTCTCAG GAGCTGAACAAGCGCCTCCGAGCACCGCCTCAGGCTTTCTTCTCTCACCTCTGCTCAGTTGCGGGTCCATGCTTCTCCGGACAGGCAAGCGTTGACAACAAGGACACAGCACACTTCTCCCTGCAGCACCGTGACAACCAGCTGACTGTCCGACTGAAGAGCGAGCTGGCCGGGGTGCCCTTCTACTGGGAGTTCCGATGTGGGCCCACCTCTCTCTCAGTG GTTTGTAGGGAGTTGGTGTGCCCTCTTGTGGTCATGAGCAGGGCACTGCAAAGACAGGTGGAGGAACTGGGGGCCATGCTGGTGCGGAAGGATGCAGAAATACAGGATTATAAGGAGAACGGAGCCGTACTCAGCCGAG AGAGACTGCAGACAGACGTGTTTGAGGAACAGAGTTACAGAGAGAACTTCATGACTCAG ACTCTTCCACAGATGGGTCTGTTGCGAGACCGTTTGGGGTTCAGCTCTGAGCTGCAGGAACTTTATGTGGCAGTGAGTCAAAGAGACGCATTCAAACGCAGGCGCTCCAGCGGCGACACCGGCACGGCCGATGGCACCGACGAGCAAGACAGAGACCACGCAGCCGCACTGACCGTTCCCAAACAATCCAGTACAACCATCTCAG GTTTTGGTCAGAATGCCACATCATGTCGGAGAGAGAAGAGCTCCGGTGAATCAGATGGTGGAGGTGCTACTGGTGGATCCCAGGAAGCTGCAAGTGAACAG ACCGTCATACCCCCCGCTACCCAACGACCATCCACCACGCAACCCAAGAAGAAGAAAGCTGTGGGTCTCTTCCGGTGA